From Pseudomonas poae, the proteins below share one genomic window:
- the rraA gene encoding ribonuclease E activity regulator RraA, with protein MTVKTSDLCDQYPDTIRVLAPIFSDFGAKNDFEGRAFTLKCFEDNSSIKEISSLPGHGRVLVVDGGGSDRYALFGDVIAEDLVKNGWAGVLIYGYIRDKAALRTMPIAIKALGTSPRKTVKRNEGQIAVTVEFAGHAIADGDQLYGDDDGVVLLNEPRAN; from the coding sequence ATGACTGTCAAAACATCTGACCTGTGCGATCAGTACCCGGACACCATTCGCGTCCTGGCCCCAATTTTCAGCGACTTTGGCGCTAAGAATGACTTCGAAGGCCGCGCCTTCACCCTCAAGTGCTTTGAAGACAATTCCAGCATCAAGGAGATAAGCAGTCTGCCGGGCCATGGCAGGGTGCTGGTTGTCGATGGCGGGGGGAGTGATCGCTACGCGCTGTTCGGCGATGTGATCGCAGAAGACCTGGTGAAAAACGGTTGGGCCGGCGTTCTGATCTACGGTTACATCCGGGATAAAGCGGCCCTGCGCACTATGCCAATCGCCATCAAGGCGCTGGGCACCTCGCCGCGTAAGACTGTCAAGCGTAACGAGGGGCAGATTGCAGTCACGGTGGAGTTCGCCGGGCACGCCATCGCAGATGGCGATCAGTTATACGGCGACGATGACGGCGTGGTGCTACTGAACGAGCCGCGCGCTAACTGA
- the dctA gene encoding C4-dicarboxylate transporter DctA has translation MKFALLRPLKPLYIQVLLGVILGTLFALFDAKAAVEMKVLGDVFIKLIKMVVAPVVFATVVVGIARMGDIRSVGRVGAKALLYFEIVTTAALVIGLLIAHLMQPGAGMNIDPKSLDMSAVAGYAKIASEQSLREFFLHIIPDSVMGAFVNGEILPVVFLAVLFGVALAQGGKRVATFVDVIDQGLITLFSIIGYLMKFAPIGAFGAIAFTVGKYGIGSLATLGYLMMAFYTTCIVFIFGILGLILKVCGVNIFAFLGYLKTELLITLGTASAEPALPGLLQKLEKLGCEKSVVGLVVPTGYAFNLDGVCIYLTMSVIFIAQATNTPLTLSQELTVLAIGLFTSKGMSGVPGSGFVALAATLASVHVLPLSAIALLVGIDRFMGEARAVTSIIGNAVAGIVISKWEGALDTERMNQVLRGEYVEPEPEVESQSYPIPASPNHTEADGVTTHS, from the coding sequence GTGAAATTCGCGCTACTACGCCCGCTAAAACCCCTCTACATCCAAGTCCTGCTCGGGGTCATCCTCGGAACCCTTTTTGCGCTTTTTGATGCCAAAGCGGCCGTGGAAATGAAGGTGCTGGGGGATGTCTTCATCAAATTGATCAAGATGGTCGTCGCGCCAGTCGTATTCGCTACGGTGGTGGTGGGCATCGCCAGAATGGGTGACATCCGCTCGGTTGGCCGGGTGGGCGCCAAGGCACTGCTATATTTCGAGATCGTGACCACCGCGGCACTCGTTATCGGCCTGCTCATCGCCCACCTGATGCAGCCAGGTGCCGGCATGAACATCGATCCCAAGAGCCTGGATATGTCGGCGGTGGCGGGCTACGCAAAGATTGCCAGTGAGCAGTCACTGCGCGAATTTTTCCTGCACATCATTCCAGACTCGGTCATGGGCGCCTTCGTGAATGGTGAAATCCTGCCCGTCGTGTTCCTCGCCGTTCTCTTTGGCGTGGCATTGGCGCAAGGCGGAAAACGAGTGGCCACTTTCGTGGATGTGATCGACCAAGGGTTGATCACGCTATTCTCCATCATCGGCTACCTGATGAAATTCGCGCCCATCGGTGCTTTCGGTGCTATCGCATTCACCGTTGGCAAGTATGGAATCGGCAGCCTGGCGACGCTCGGCTATCTGATGATGGCGTTCTACACAACCTGCATCGTGTTCATCTTCGGGATTCTGGGACTCATTCTGAAAGTGTGTGGCGTGAACATCTTCGCTTTTCTGGGCTACCTGAAAACCGAACTGCTGATCACCCTGGGAACCGCCAGTGCGGAGCCGGCATTGCCGGGGCTGCTGCAAAAACTGGAGAAGCTGGGCTGTGAGAAAAGCGTGGTAGGCCTCGTCGTACCAACCGGGTACGCCTTCAACCTGGATGGTGTGTGTATTTACCTGACCATGTCCGTGATCTTTATCGCCCAGGCGACCAACACGCCACTTACGCTTTCCCAGGAGCTGACCGTACTGGCCATCGGGCTGTTCACATCCAAGGGCATGAGCGGCGTTCCTGGCAGTGGCTTTGTCGCTTTGGCGGCAACCCTGGCGAGTGTCCACGTGCTGCCACTCAGCGCCATTGCGTTGCTCGTAGGTATCGATCGATTCATGGGCGAAGCGCGAGCCGTCACATCGATCATTGGCAATGCCGTGGCCGGGATCGTGATCTCGAAATGGGAGGGTGCGCTGGATACAGAGCGCATGAATCAGGTCCTGCGGGGCGAATACGTCGAGCCAGAACCGGAGGTCGAATCGCAGTCATATCCTATTCCGGCCTCGCCAAACCACACGGAAGCCGATGGGGTGACCACGCATTCCTGA
- a CDS encoding four-carbon acid sugar kinase family protein yields MSHLLLGCIADDFTGGTDLASTLVRGGMRTLQVIGVPEGPLPDDIDAVVIALKSRTISPEEAVAQSLDALEWLRATGCQQFVFKYCSTFDSTSRGNIGPVADALANALGVVFAVACPAFPENKRTIFNGHLFVGEQLLSESGMRNHPLTPMTDSNLVRVLQQQTRKPVGLVAHSVVNKGAQAISTAFKNLAAQGQGYAIVDAIDDEDLYAIGEAVADHKLVTGGSGVALGLPDNFRRTGLLGDGAAASALPAIQGLGAVVSGSCSVATNSQVAHWQKKHPSFSLDPLLLANGHDQVAEALEWAKDLVQKGPVLIYGSAEPETVKLAQQKLGVEAAGQLMEDALSAVAVGLYEMGVRKLVVAGGETSGAVVKALQVKALRIGATIDPGVPWTLGLRDDLVALALKSGNFGTVDFFEKALACAP; encoded by the coding sequence GTGAGTCACTTACTACTCGGTTGCATCGCAGACGATTTTACGGGCGGTACTGACTTGGCCAGTACGCTTGTCAGGGGTGGGATGCGAACGCTGCAAGTGATCGGAGTGCCCGAGGGGCCCTTGCCGGATGACATTGATGCGGTGGTGATTGCTCTGAAAAGCCGCACCATCAGTCCCGAAGAGGCTGTCGCTCAGTCGCTCGACGCGCTGGAGTGGCTGCGCGCGACGGGCTGCCAACAATTTGTTTTCAAGTATTGCTCGACGTTTGATTCGACCTCCCGGGGCAATATCGGTCCTGTCGCCGACGCCCTCGCCAATGCCTTGGGTGTTGTCTTTGCGGTAGCCTGTCCTGCATTTCCGGAAAACAAACGCACGATCTTTAACGGCCACTTGTTCGTTGGCGAGCAGTTGCTGAGCGAATCCGGCATGCGCAATCATCCGTTGACGCCCATGACCGACTCCAATCTGGTTCGAGTGCTGCAACAGCAGACGCGCAAGCCAGTAGGACTCGTTGCGCATTCGGTCGTGAACAAAGGTGCACAAGCCATTTCAACGGCCTTCAAAAACCTTGCGGCCCAGGGCCAGGGCTATGCCATCGTCGATGCGATCGACGATGAGGATCTGTATGCGATCGGCGAGGCTGTTGCGGACCATAAACTGGTTACCGGTGGCTCCGGCGTGGCGCTGGGTCTACCCGACAATTTTCGTCGTACAGGTTTGCTCGGAGACGGTGCGGCCGCCTCGGCGCTGCCCGCCATCCAAGGTCTGGGCGCTGTTGTTTCCGGCAGTTGTTCAGTGGCGACCAACAGTCAGGTCGCACACTGGCAAAAAAAACATCCAAGTTTCTCACTCGACCCACTGCTCTTGGCCAATGGTCACGATCAAGTCGCTGAAGCACTTGAGTGGGCCAAGGACCTGGTTCAAAAGGGCCCTGTCTTGATCTACGGAAGCGCAGAGCCAGAGACTGTCAAACTCGCCCAGCAAAAGCTTGGTGTGGAAGCCGCGGGTCAACTCATGGAAGACGCCCTGTCCGCGGTTGCGGTTGGCCTGTACGAAATGGGTGTACGCAAACTGGTGGTGGCCGGTGGCGAAACGTCCGGTGCGGTGGTCAAGGCTCTCCAGGTCAAGGCGCTGAGAATCGGCGCAACGATTGACCCGGGTGTGCCATGGACACTCGGCTTGCGGGATGACCTGGTTGCTCTGGCGCTGAAATCCGGAAATTTTGGTACCGTCGATTTCTTCGAGAAGGCGTTGGCCTGCGCGCCGTGA
- a CDS encoding isocitrate/isopropylmalate dehydrogenase family protein, whose amino-acid sequence MSRRCRSCEPPTKKFDLGLAFDYDDVGFTSLEKYGTTLREEVLEKAKGYEGIILGTQSHADYPVPEKGGRNVSAGFRIGLDLYANVRPARTRPFLTSNMKEGKTMDLVIMREATEGFYPDRNMSRGWGEVMPTPDMALSTRKITRHCSDRIARRAFELAMKRGKKVTAIHKANSFHMTDGLFLECVRNVAKDFPEVELDDLLVDASTAHLVRNPERFDVLVATNFYGDIISDLASELSGSLGLAGSMMASDIHCCAQAQHGSAPDIAGQDKANPVSMILSVGMLLQWMGEHHDSHALIDAGLAMDKAVDAVLKNPEQRTADLGGSFGTKAFGEAVAKVILG is encoded by the coding sequence TTGAGTCGTCGATGTCGGTCCTGCGAGCCGCCAACAAAAAAATTCGATCTGGGCCTGGCGTTCGATTACGACGACGTTGGTTTCACCAGCCTTGAAAAATACGGCACCACCTTGCGTGAAGAAGTGCTGGAAAAGGCCAAGGGCTACGAGGGCATCATTCTGGGTACTCAGTCCCACGCCGATTATCCGGTGCCGGAGAAGGGCGGTCGTAACGTCTCCGCCGGCTTCCGTATCGGCCTGGACCTGTACGCCAACGTGCGTCCTGCGCGTACCCGTCCGTTCCTGACTTCAAACATGAAGGAAGGCAAGACGATGGACCTGGTGATCATGCGCGAAGCGACGGAAGGCTTTTACCCGGACCGCAACATGAGCCGAGGTTGGGGCGAAGTGATGCCGACCCCGGACATGGCCCTGTCGACGCGCAAGATCACTCGTCATTGCAGCGACCGCATCGCTCGCCGTGCCTTTGAACTGGCCATGAAGCGTGGCAAGAAGGTCACCGCCATCCACAAGGCCAACAGCTTCCACATGACCGACGGCCTGTTCCTGGAGTGCGTGCGTAACGTGGCCAAGGACTTCCCTGAAGTCGAGCTGGACGACCTGTTGGTCGATGCCTCGACGGCACACCTGGTGCGTAACCCCGAGCGTTTTGACGTGCTGGTGGCGACGAACTTCTACGGCGACATCATCAGCGACCTGGCGAGCGAGTTGTCCGGCAGCCTGGGGCTGGCCGGTTCGATGATGGCTAGCGACATTCATTGCTGCGCCCAGGCCCAACATGGTTCTGCGCCTGACATCGCCGGCCAGGACAAAGCCAACCCGGTGTCGATGATTCTTTCGGTGGGCATGTTGCTGCAATGGATGGGTGAACATCATGACAGCCATGCCTTGATCGATGCGGGCCTGGCAATGGACAAGGCGGTCGACGCGGTGCTGAAGAACCCAGAGCAACGTACCGCGGACCTGGGTGGTTCGTTCGGCACCAAGGCGTTTGGCGAAGCGGTCGCCAAGGTCATCCTGGGCTGA
- a CDS encoding amidohydrolase family protein yields the protein MLRPSNRRQFIKNLGRLGGLGFAATHMAYSFADEAFPFSSGTQSPRLRVPPLACDCHHHIYDRAFPYYDDRNLPSASVEDYRRIQARLGLTRSVVIQPSSYATDNRCMLAALAKLGRQSRGVAVVDDKVKVSELRRLHELGVRAIRFNLGTGSATTVEMIEPLAKLIADLGWHVEIHTRPDELIQLEALLSRLPVQIAFDHFGRIPLENWSDHPVFKMIARLVDRDQAWVKVSGAYQDSVLGGPDYDDVKSLAREMIALAPERVVWGTDWPHPSLQSKKKPMPDDASMFDLLQVWAQSDAMVEKILVDNPAKLYGF from the coding sequence GTGCTCAGACCTTCCAATCGTCGTCAATTCATAAAAAATCTCGGCAGGCTGGGCGGGTTGGGATTCGCCGCGACCCATATGGCTTACAGCTTTGCCGATGAAGCCTTTCCTTTCAGTAGTGGCACCCAGTCGCCTCGCCTGCGCGTCCCTCCACTCGCCTGTGACTGCCATCATCACATCTATGATCGGGCGTTCCCTTACTACGATGATCGAAATCTTCCAAGCGCAAGCGTGGAAGACTATCGACGTATTCAGGCGCGGCTGGGACTGACCCGCAGCGTTGTGATTCAGCCATCGTCCTACGCTACTGACAATCGTTGCATGCTGGCCGCGTTAGCCAAGCTTGGCCGGCAGTCACGGGGCGTCGCGGTCGTGGATGACAAGGTCAAGGTCAGTGAGTTGCGTCGCCTGCATGAGCTCGGTGTTCGAGCGATACGGTTCAACCTTGGAACGGGAAGCGCCACCACCGTCGAGATGATTGAGCCCCTGGCAAAACTCATCGCAGACCTGGGCTGGCATGTGGAGATCCACACGCGACCAGACGAATTAATCCAGTTGGAGGCGTTGCTGTCTCGCTTGCCTGTGCAAATCGCGTTCGATCATTTCGGCCGAATCCCTTTGGAGAACTGGAGCGATCATCCCGTGTTCAAAATGATTGCTCGACTGGTTGATCGGGATCAGGCGTGGGTAAAAGTCTCAGGTGCCTATCAGGACTCGGTACTGGGTGGCCCCGATTACGATGATGTCAAAAGCTTGGCCAGGGAAATGATTGCATTGGCGCCAGAACGTGTGGTCTGGGGGACCGATTGGCCGCATCCGAGCCTGCAGTCGAAGAAAAAGCCGATGCCCGATGACGCGTCGATGTTTGATTTGTTGCAAGTGTGGGCACAGAGCGATGCCATGGTCGAAAAAATTCTCGTCGATAACCCGGCCAAGCTCTACGGTTTTTGA
- a CDS encoding arylsulfatase: MTAPRIYLIHATPVSIAPITEAFTRLWPEAKLVNLLEDSLSGDLADAGELTPALNERFLKLATYAAQSGADAILFTCSAFGDAIDLCKRSLNIPILKPNEAMIEQAIERTSKITILATFQPAITSMTEEFQRYAKQQGVALELTTHVCPGAFDELRKGNVDRHDALIADSARTLTNSELLCFAQFSMTSAAQQASQTSGLAVLTTPDSAVLKLRGLLDA, encoded by the coding sequence ATGACCGCACCACGCATTTATTTGATCCATGCAACACCGGTATCGATTGCTCCCATAACTGAAGCTTTCACACGGCTTTGGCCCGAGGCCAAGCTGGTCAATCTGTTGGAAGACTCGCTTTCCGGCGATTTGGCAGACGCGGGCGAACTCACCCCGGCATTGAACGAGCGCTTCTTGAAACTCGCCACCTATGCCGCGCAATCGGGGGCTGACGCCATCTTGTTCACCTGCTCGGCATTCGGTGACGCCATCGACCTGTGCAAACGCTCCCTGAACATTCCCATCCTCAAGCCGAACGAAGCCATGATCGAGCAAGCCATTGAGCGCACGTCAAAGATCACCATCCTGGCGACCTTCCAGCCAGCCATTACTTCAATGACTGAAGAGTTCCAACGCTATGCAAAGCAACAAGGCGTTGCGCTGGAACTGACGACCCACGTTTGCCCCGGAGCATTCGATGAATTGCGAAAGGGTAACGTTGATCGCCATGATGCGTTGATCGCCGATTCGGCGCGAACGCTGACGAACAGCGAATTGCTGTGTTTCGCACAATTCTCAATGACCAGCGCAGCACAACAGGCCAGCCAGACGAGTGGCCTTGCCGTGTTGACCACGCCTGACAGCGCTGTACTGAAGCTGCGTGGCCTGCTGGACGCTTGA
- a CDS encoding TIM barrel protein produces the protein MIKLNAHIGFQFTELPFLERFCAAAKSGFRAVEFPSPYEYEATQIAGLLDEYHLQMVQFSAPTGSTRGTTGICSSKQAFLAEITQAVQYAKTLDCKMLHLMSGVSLPEPEVIADSGLYRRNLRYAADFLADEGIEPLIEVISSTEVPGYLMSRFDFAEQMLETIPNLGRILDTYHTELLGEDCLRKLNQWWPRVSHIQVADFPGRHEPGTGTIDFPKLLSLLEDHAYQGWVGCEYRPHTSTLEGLDGLRRTLKPSPLEDERW, from the coding sequence ATGATCAAGTTAAACGCACATATTGGTTTCCAGTTTACGGAACTGCCTTTTTTGGAACGATTCTGCGCTGCCGCAAAATCAGGCTTTCGAGCGGTCGAGTTCCCCTCGCCCTATGAATACGAAGCGACACAAATTGCGGGGCTTCTCGATGAATATCACCTTCAGATGGTGCAATTTTCCGCACCAACTGGCTCCACAAGGGGGACCACCGGCATTTGCTCCTCGAAGCAAGCGTTCCTGGCAGAAATCACCCAAGCCGTCCAATACGCAAAGACCCTGGACTGTAAAATGCTTCACCTGATGTCGGGTGTATCACTGCCTGAACCCGAGGTGATTGCCGACAGCGGCCTTTACCGGCGCAATCTGAGGTACGCGGCAGACTTCCTGGCCGACGAAGGTATTGAACCCCTGATTGAGGTCATCAGCTCAACTGAGGTTCCAGGTTATCTCATGAGTCGCTTCGACTTTGCCGAGCAAATGCTTGAGACGATTCCCAATCTGGGCCGGATCCTGGACACCTACCACACGGAGTTGCTTGGCGAGGACTGTCTGCGAAAGCTGAATCAGTGGTGGCCGCGAGTGAGCCATATCCAAGTGGCCGACTTCCCGGGCAGACATGAACCGGGGACTGGCACTATCGATTTTCCCAAGCTGCTTTCCCTGCTCGAAGACCATGCTTATCAGGGCTGGGTGGGATGCGAGTATCGCCCTCATACCTCCACACTCGAAGGCCTCGACGGTTTAAGGAGAACCCTAAAGCCCAGCCCGCTGGAAGATGAACGTTGGTAA
- a CDS encoding isocitrate/isopropylmalate dehydrogenase family protein has product MRILVLPGDGIGPEIVESSMSVLRAANKKFDLGLAFDYDDVGFTSLEKYGTTLREEVLEKAKGYEGIILGTQSHADYPVPEKGGRNVSAGFRIGLDLYANVRPARTRPFLTSNMKEGKTMDLVIMREATEGFYPDRNMSRGWGEVMPTPDMALSTRKITRHCSDRIARRAFELAMKRGKKVTAIHKANSFHMTDGLFLECVRNVAKDFPEVELDDLLVDASTAHLVRNPERFDVLVATNFYGDIISDLASELSGSLGLAGSMMASDIHCCAQAQHGSAPDIAGQDKANPVSMILSVGMLLQWMGEHHDSHALIDAGLAMDKAVDAVLKNPEQRTADLGGSFGTKAFGEAVAKVILG; this is encoded by the coding sequence ATGCGTATTTTGGTTCTTCCTGGTGATGGTATTGGTCCGGAAATCGTTGAGTCGTCGATGTCGGTCCTGCGAGCCGCCAACAAAAAATTCGATCTGGGCCTGGCGTTCGATTACGACGACGTTGGTTTCACCAGCCTTGAAAAATACGGCACCACCTTGCGTGAAGAAGTGCTGGAAAAGGCCAAGGGCTACGAGGGCATCATTCTGGGTACTCAGTCCCACGCCGATTATCCGGTGCCGGAGAAGGGCGGTCGTAACGTCTCCGCCGGCTTCCGTATCGGCCTGGACCTGTACGCCAACGTGCGTCCTGCGCGTACCCGTCCGTTCCTGACTTCAAACATGAAGGAAGGCAAGACGATGGACCTGGTGATCATGCGCGAAGCGACGGAAGGCTTTTACCCGGACCGCAACATGAGCCGAGGTTGGGGCGAAGTGATGCCGACCCCGGACATGGCCCTGTCGACGCGCAAGATCACTCGTCATTGCAGCGACCGCATCGCTCGCCGTGCCTTTGAACTGGCCATGAAGCGTGGCAAGAAGGTCACCGCCATCCACAAGGCCAACAGCTTCCACATGACCGACGGCCTGTTCCTGGAGTGCGTGCGTAACGTGGCCAAGGACTTCCCTGAAGTCGAGCTGGACGACCTGTTGGTCGATGCCTCGACGGCACACCTGGTGCGTAACCCCGAGCGTTTTGACGTGCTGGTGGCGACGAACTTCTACGGCGACATCATCAGCGACCTGGCGAGCGAGTTGTCCGGCAGCCTGGGGCTGGCCGGTTCGATGATGGCTAGCGACATTCATTGCTGCGCCCAGGCCCAACATGGTTCTGCGCCTGACATCGCCGGCCAGGACAAAGCCAACCCGGTGTCGATGATTCTTTCGGTGGGCATGTTGCTGCAATGGATGGGTGAACATCATGACAGCCATGCCTTGATCGATGCGGGCCTGGCAATGGACAAGGCGGTCGACGCGGTGCTGAAGAACCCAGAGCAACGTACCGCGGACCTGGGTGGTTCGTTCGGCACCAAGGCGTTTGGCGAAGCGGTCGCCAAGGTCATCCTGGGCTGA
- a CDS encoding LysR family transcriptional regulator produces the protein MRHDLLSLEIFMAVAEQRNLTKASQLCHLATSAVSKRISELEEKVGSPLFIRYPRGMELTPAGQSLRHYALQVNETLQKMDQELSEYGAGIKGHVRLHAITSALAQQLSLDIGSFLETYPDIKFDIEERVGAAIVRAVSDGRADVGFIAEQTSSLDLETLPYRTDELVIAVAEHHPLAGQAHARFEQALHYEFIGPHLESSVHRLLTEQAESLGKTVRQRVRVSSFECMCRIVSTNLGICILPRDVLRPYLRPFHLQAVTLAEPWAKRQLQIVARRFEGLPPTARAFVAHLTA, from the coding sequence ATGCGCCATGATCTGCTCAGCCTGGAGATTTTCATGGCAGTGGCGGAGCAGCGAAACCTGACAAAGGCCTCGCAACTCTGTCATCTGGCGACGTCCGCGGTCAGTAAACGAATCAGCGAGCTTGAAGAGAAAGTAGGTTCGCCCCTGTTCATTCGTTACCCCCGTGGCATGGAGCTGACGCCCGCAGGGCAGTCGCTGCGTCATTACGCGCTGCAGGTCAATGAAACCCTGCAGAAGATGGATCAGGAGCTGAGTGAATACGGCGCCGGTATCAAAGGCCATGTGCGCTTGCATGCCATCACCTCCGCGTTGGCGCAACAGTTGAGCCTGGACATCGGCTCGTTCCTGGAAACCTATCCCGACATCAAGTTCGACATCGAGGAGCGCGTCGGCGCGGCCATTGTGCGAGCCGTTTCAGATGGGCGGGCGGATGTCGGTTTCATCGCCGAACAGACATCCTCCCTGGACTTGGAAACACTGCCCTATCGCACGGATGAATTGGTGATCGCGGTTGCCGAACATCATCCGCTGGCGGGGCAGGCGCACGCCCGTTTCGAGCAGGCGTTGCACTATGAGTTCATCGGCCCTCACCTGGAAAGTTCGGTCCACCGGCTGTTGACTGAACAAGCCGAGTCGTTGGGCAAAACGGTCAGGCAGCGCGTTCGCGTTTCCAGTTTTGAATGCATGTGCAGGATAGTTTCGACCAACCTGGGCATCTGCATATTGCCCCGTGATGTGTTGCGCCCGTATCTACGGCCCTTTCATTTGCAGGCGGTCACGCTTGCCGAGCCCTGGGCCAAACGTCAGTTGCAAATCGTCGCTCGTCGATTTGAAGGCCTACCCCCTACTGCCCGTGCGTTCGTTGCGCACTTGACCGCGTGA